In Prunus dulcis chromosome 2, ALMONDv2, whole genome shotgun sequence, a single genomic region encodes these proteins:
- the LOC117618573 gene encoding aminodeoxychorismate synthase, chloroplastic isoform X3: MGKFLPWLDKVVLLDCWDIPILGVCLGHQALAYVHGAKVVHASEPVHGRLSEIEHNGCRLFNDIPSGHNSGFKVVRYHSLVVDVESLPDELIPIAWTSSVDALSFIETHKCDVPSEFAAGSFSRKVKNGSYSPFSHSGKLQSEKVLMGIMHSTRPHYGLQFHPESIATCHGRQIFKNFREITEEYWLSSRASFLQERNFDYTACVQIPHVSRLFTEVPRHRQLVNNADGQLYRKASRSNLLENSEGNRNCSGMVDMVNLLHPSNDVKYLKLKWKRFKNLAGQVGGAKNIFCELYGHHKAENTFWLDSSSIEKRRARFSFMGGKGGTLWKQLTFKLSDRSDMTLKGRGFLSVEDAQDSTKSTILEEGFLDFLKKELLSFCYDEKDYEGLPFDFHGGYIGYMGYSLKVECGALSNRHKSGTPDACFFFADNLVVIDHCSNDVYVLSINEGCTSKTPWLDDTEQKLLSLKTSATKEGEEPNLQALTSSQCQASFLADKSREEYIKDVDKCMEYIKDGESYELCLTTQMRKRIGEMDSLGLYLHLREKNPAPYAAWLNFTKENLCICCSSPERFLRLDRNGILEAKPIKGTVARGATLEEDEQHKLQLQYSEKDQAENLMIVDLLRNDLGRVCEPGSVHVPHLMDVESYATVHTMVSTIRGKKRSDVTAVDCVRAAFPGGSMTGAPKLRSMELLDSIENSSRGIYSGSIGFFSYNQTFDLNIVIRTVVIHEGEASIGAGGAIIALSNPEDEYDEMVLKTQAPAKAVMEFL, encoded by the exons CGAAATTGAGCACAATGGGTGCAGACTTTTCAATGACATCCCTTCTGGCCACAACTCAGGATTCAAG GTGGTACGGTACCATTCACTTGTTGTAGATGTTGAATCACTCCCAGATGAACTTATTCCTATAGCATGGACTTCCTCCGTGGATGCACTTTCTTTTATTGAAACCCACAAGTGTGATGTTCCCTCAGAGTTTGCTGCTGGATCTTTTTcaagaaaagtgaaaaatggAAGTTATTCGCCGTTCAGCCATTCTGGCAAACTGCAGAGCGAAAAGGTTCTCATGGGCATTATGCATTCTACCAGGCCTCATTATGGTTTGCAG TTCCATCCAGAGAGTATTGCAACCTGTCATGGAAGGCAGATATTCAAGAATTTCAGGGAGATCACAGAGGAGTACTGGCTGAGTTCGAGGGCATCATTCCTCCAAGAACGGAATTTTGATTATACAG CATGCGTGCAGATTCCCCATGTTAGTCGACTGTTCACAGAAGTTCCTAGACATAGGCAACTGGTAAATAATGCAGATGGTCAACTATATAGGAAGGCTTCAAGAAGTAACTTATTAGAGAACAGCGAAGGTAACAGAAATTGTTCTGGTATGGTTGATATGGTTAACCTTTTGCATCCAAGCAATGATGTAAAATATCTGAAGCTCAAATGGAAGAGATTTAAGAACTTGGCTGGTCAGGTTGGTGGagcaaaaaatatattttgtgaacttTATGGACATCATAAAGCTGAAAACACCTTTTGGTTGGACAGTTCATCAATAGAAAAG AGAAGAGCACGCTTTTCATTTATGGGAGGAAAAGGTGGAACTCTTTGGAAGCAATTGACCTTTAAATTGTCTGATAGAAG TGATATGACTTTGAAAGGCAGAGGTTTTCTATCTGTTGAGGATGCTCAAGACTCTACCAAAAGCACCATTTTGGAAGAAGGTTTTCTTGACTTTTTGAAAAAG GAGCTCCTGTCATTTTGTTATGATGAAAAGGATTATGAAGGACTTCCATTTGACTTTCATGGTGGATATATTGGCTACATGGG ATATAGCCTTAAAGTTGAATGTGGAGCATTATCTAATCGCCACAAATCCGGGACTCCAGATGCTTGCTTTTTCTTTGCTGATAATCTTGTAGTTATTGATCACTGCTCCAACGATGTTTATGTACTGTCTATAAACGAAGGATGCACTAGTAAGACACCATGGTTGGATGATACAGAACAGAAGCTTCTCAGCTTAAAAACTTCTGCTACTAAGGAGGGAGAGGAGCCAAATTTACAGGCTTTAACATCTTCGCAATGTCAAGCAAGTTTCCTTGCTGATAAATCAAGGGAGGAGTATATAAAAGATGTTGACAAGTGTATGGAATACATTAAAGATGGTGAAAGCTATGAATTATGTCTCACGACTCAGATGAGAAAAAGAATCGGGGAAATGGACTCATTGGGACTTTACCTTCACCTTAGAGAGAAAAACCCAGCACCATATGCTGCCTGGCTTAATTTTACAAAGGAAAACCTATGCATCTGCTGTTCTTCACCAGAGCGGTTTCTACGGTTGGATAGAAATGGTATACTGGAAGCAAAGCCCATTAAGGGTACTGTAGCTCGTGGTGCAACACTGGAGGAAGATGAACAACACAAACTACAGCTACAATACAG TGAAAAGGATCAAGCTGAAAATCTTATGATTGTTGATCTTCTAAGAAACGACCTTGGTCGTGTATGTGAGCCTGGCTCTGTTCATGTGCCCCATCTTATGGATGTGGAATCATATGCTACTGTCCATACTATGGTGAGCACAATTCGTGGGAAGAAGCGGTCGGATGTAACTGCAGTTGACTGTGTGAGAGCAGCATTTCCAGGTGGTTCAATGACAGGTGCACCGAAACTGAGATCAATGGAACTTCTTGATTCAATTGAAAACAGTTCACGAGGAATTTACTCCGGCTCCATTGGGTTCTTCTCATACAACCAGACGTTTGATCTGAATATAGTTATTAGAACTGTTGTTATACATGAGGGTGAAGCTTCAATAGGAGCAGGAGGAGCCATTATTGCTTTATCAAATCCTGAAGATGAGTACGACGAAATGGTTTTGAAAACACAGGCTCCAGCAAAAGCTGTCATGGAGTTTCTGTAG
- the LOC117618573 gene encoding aminodeoxychorismate synthase, chloroplastic isoform X4, giving the protein MGVLLDCWDIPILGVCLGHQALAYVHGAKVVHASEPVHGRLSEIEHNGCRLFNDIPSGHNSGFKVVRYHSLVVDVESLPDELIPIAWTSSVDALSFIETHKCDVPSEFAAGSFSRKVKNGSYSPFSHSGKLQSEKVLMGIMHSTRPHYGLQFHPESIATCHGRQIFKNFREITEEYWLSSRASFLQERNFDYTACVQIPHVSRLFTEVPRHRQLVNNADGQLYRKASRSNLLENSEGNRNCSGMVDMVNLLHPSNDVKYLKLKWKRFKNLAGQVGGAKNIFCELYGHHKAENTFWLDSSSIEKRRARFSFMGGKGGTLWKQLTFKLSDRSDMTLKGRGFLSVEDAQDSTKSTILEEGFLDFLKKELLSFCYDEKDYEGLPFDFHGGYIGYMGYSLKVECGALSNRHKSGTPDACFFFADNLVVIDHCSNDVYVLSINEGCTSKTPWLDDTEQKLLSLKTSATKEGEEPNLQALTSSQCQASFLADKSREEYIKDVDKCMEYIKDGESYELCLTTQMRKRIGEMDSLGLYLHLREKNPAPYAAWLNFTKENLCICCSSPERFLRLDRNGILEAKPIKGTVARGATLEEDEQHKLQLQYSEKDQAENLMIVDLLRNDLGRVCEPGSVHVPHLMDVESYATVHTMVSTIRGKKRSDVTAVDCVRAAFPGGSMTGAPKLRSMELLDSIENSSRGIYSGSIGFFSYNQTFDLNIVIRTVVIHEGEASIGAGGAIIALSNPEDEYDEMVLKTQAPAKAVMEFL; this is encoded by the exons CGAAATTGAGCACAATGGGTGCAGACTTTTCAATGACATCCCTTCTGGCCACAACTCAGGATTCAAG GTGGTACGGTACCATTCACTTGTTGTAGATGTTGAATCACTCCCAGATGAACTTATTCCTATAGCATGGACTTCCTCCGTGGATGCACTTTCTTTTATTGAAACCCACAAGTGTGATGTTCCCTCAGAGTTTGCTGCTGGATCTTTTTcaagaaaagtgaaaaatggAAGTTATTCGCCGTTCAGCCATTCTGGCAAACTGCAGAGCGAAAAGGTTCTCATGGGCATTATGCATTCTACCAGGCCTCATTATGGTTTGCAG TTCCATCCAGAGAGTATTGCAACCTGTCATGGAAGGCAGATATTCAAGAATTTCAGGGAGATCACAGAGGAGTACTGGCTGAGTTCGAGGGCATCATTCCTCCAAGAACGGAATTTTGATTATACAG CATGCGTGCAGATTCCCCATGTTAGTCGACTGTTCACAGAAGTTCCTAGACATAGGCAACTGGTAAATAATGCAGATGGTCAACTATATAGGAAGGCTTCAAGAAGTAACTTATTAGAGAACAGCGAAGGTAACAGAAATTGTTCTGGTATGGTTGATATGGTTAACCTTTTGCATCCAAGCAATGATGTAAAATATCTGAAGCTCAAATGGAAGAGATTTAAGAACTTGGCTGGTCAGGTTGGTGGagcaaaaaatatattttgtgaacttTATGGACATCATAAAGCTGAAAACACCTTTTGGTTGGACAGTTCATCAATAGAAAAG AGAAGAGCACGCTTTTCATTTATGGGAGGAAAAGGTGGAACTCTTTGGAAGCAATTGACCTTTAAATTGTCTGATAGAAG TGATATGACTTTGAAAGGCAGAGGTTTTCTATCTGTTGAGGATGCTCAAGACTCTACCAAAAGCACCATTTTGGAAGAAGGTTTTCTTGACTTTTTGAAAAAG GAGCTCCTGTCATTTTGTTATGATGAAAAGGATTATGAAGGACTTCCATTTGACTTTCATGGTGGATATATTGGCTACATGGG ATATAGCCTTAAAGTTGAATGTGGAGCATTATCTAATCGCCACAAATCCGGGACTCCAGATGCTTGCTTTTTCTTTGCTGATAATCTTGTAGTTATTGATCACTGCTCCAACGATGTTTATGTACTGTCTATAAACGAAGGATGCACTAGTAAGACACCATGGTTGGATGATACAGAACAGAAGCTTCTCAGCTTAAAAACTTCTGCTACTAAGGAGGGAGAGGAGCCAAATTTACAGGCTTTAACATCTTCGCAATGTCAAGCAAGTTTCCTTGCTGATAAATCAAGGGAGGAGTATATAAAAGATGTTGACAAGTGTATGGAATACATTAAAGATGGTGAAAGCTATGAATTATGTCTCACGACTCAGATGAGAAAAAGAATCGGGGAAATGGACTCATTGGGACTTTACCTTCACCTTAGAGAGAAAAACCCAGCACCATATGCTGCCTGGCTTAATTTTACAAAGGAAAACCTATGCATCTGCTGTTCTTCACCAGAGCGGTTTCTACGGTTGGATAGAAATGGTATACTGGAAGCAAAGCCCATTAAGGGTACTGTAGCTCGTGGTGCAACACTGGAGGAAGATGAACAACACAAACTACAGCTACAATACAG TGAAAAGGATCAAGCTGAAAATCTTATGATTGTTGATCTTCTAAGAAACGACCTTGGTCGTGTATGTGAGCCTGGCTCTGTTCATGTGCCCCATCTTATGGATGTGGAATCATATGCTACTGTCCATACTATGGTGAGCACAATTCGTGGGAAGAAGCGGTCGGATGTAACTGCAGTTGACTGTGTGAGAGCAGCATTTCCAGGTGGTTCAATGACAGGTGCACCGAAACTGAGATCAATGGAACTTCTTGATTCAATTGAAAACAGTTCACGAGGAATTTACTCCGGCTCCATTGGGTTCTTCTCATACAACCAGACGTTTGATCTGAATATAGTTATTAGAACTGTTGTTATACATGAGGGTGAAGCTTCAATAGGAGCAGGAGGAGCCATTATTGCTTTATCAAATCCTGAAGATGAGTACGACGAAATGGTTTTGAAAACACAGGCTCCAGCAAAAGCTGTCATGGAGTTTCTGTAG